The Cyanobacteriota bacterium genomic interval GATCGAGCTGGCATCCCCCGCGATCGGGTGCACTTAGATTACCAAGCCGTAGACACAGTTACCAATTTTACAGTAATGGCAAGGATTTTTACTGAGCAAAATATCCATAGTGTCTATCTAATCACATCGGACTATCACATGCGTCGTGCCCGTGTTATTGGTGCGATCGTCTTTGGTAGCCGTAACATTCATATCCATCCCGTGATCGTTCCCTCGCGCCGTGACCCAGAGCCAATCAGCAAAGCCGTTCGCGATGGCTTGCGCGCCCTTGTTTGGCTTTTCACAGGCTATACAGGAACCCTAGCGCCTTAATAGCGTTGTGCTACACCTCAACAGCAAATAGTACCATGCTAGAGTGAAATAGTACCATGCTAAATTGGAGATTGTAGTATCCACAGA includes:
- a CDS encoding YdcF family protein, translating into DRAGIPRDRVHLDYQAVDTVTNFTVMARIFTEQNIHSVYLITSDYHMRRARVIGAIVFGSRNIHIHPVIVPSRRDPEPISKAVRDGLRALVWLFTGYTGTLAP